One stretch of Chryseobacterium indologenes DNA includes these proteins:
- a CDS encoding thiolase family protein encodes MKTAYIVKGFRSAVGKAPKGSLRFTRPDVMAATVIEKLMAELPQLDKNRIDDLIVGNAMPEAEQGLNVARLISLMGLNTDKVPGVTVNRYCASGSEAIAIASAKIQAGMADCIIAGGTESMSYIPMGGYKPVPETDIAKTNPDYYWGMGYTAEEVAKQYNITREEQDQFAFESHMKALKANQEGKFANQIVPIPVEYNFLDENQKLQTKKFDFSVDEGPRADTSLAGLAKLKPVFANGGSVTAGNSSQMSDGAAFVMVMSEEMVKELGLEPEARLVAYAAAGLEPRIMGMGPIYAIPKALKQAGLELKDIDLIELNEAFASQSVAIKKELGLNPDILNVNGGAIALGHPLGCTGTKLTVQLLDEMRRRGNKYGMVSMCVGTGQGAASIFELL; translated from the coding sequence ATGAAAACAGCATACATCGTAAAAGGATTCAGATCAGCAGTAGGAAAAGCACCAAAAGGTTCCCTACGCTTTACACGTCCTGACGTAATGGCAGCTACCGTTATTGAAAAATTAATGGCTGAGCTTCCGCAATTAGATAAAAACAGAATTGATGACCTTATCGTAGGAAATGCAATGCCTGAGGCAGAGCAAGGATTAAACGTTGCCCGTTTGATTTCCTTAATGGGTCTAAATACAGATAAAGTTCCTGGAGTAACGGTAAACAGATACTGTGCATCAGGAAGTGAGGCGATTGCTATTGCTTCTGCAAAAATCCAGGCTGGAATGGCTGATTGTATCATCGCTGGGGGTACAGAATCAATGTCTTATATCCCGATGGGTGGTTATAAACCGGTTCCTGAAACGGATATCGCTAAAACAAACCCTGATTATTATTGGGGAATGGGTTACACCGCGGAAGAGGTAGCAAAACAATACAATATTACCAGAGAAGAACAGGATCAGTTTGCCTTTGAGTCTCACATGAAGGCTTTAAAAGCTAATCAGGAAGGTAAATTTGCCAACCAGATTGTTCCAATCCCTGTAGAATATAACTTCTTAGATGAAAATCAGAAACTGCAGACTAAGAAATTTGACTTCTCTGTAGATGAAGGGCCGAGAGCAGATACTTCCCTAGCAGGTTTAGCTAAACTTAAACCTGTTTTCGCTAACGGAGGAAGCGTAACTGCCGGAAACTCTTCTCAAATGAGTGATGGGGCTGCTTTCGTAATGGTAATGAGTGAAGAAATGGTAAAAGAATTAGGCCTTGAGCCGGAAGCTAGACTAGTAGCTTATGCAGCAGCAGGTCTTGAGCCAAGAATCATGGGTATGGGACCAATTTACGCCATTCCAAAAGCATTGAAACAAGCTGGTCTTGAATTAAAAGATATCGATTTGATCGAGCTTAACGAAGCATTCGCATCACAATCAGTAGCTATCAAGAAAGAATTAGGTTTAAATCCGGATATCTTAAACGTAAACGGAGGAGCAATTGCACTTGGTCATCCACTGGGATGTACAGGAACTAAACTAACGGTTCAGCTTCTTGACGAAATGAGAAGACGTGGAAATAAATATGGGATGGTTTCTATGTGTGTAGGGACTGGACAAGGAGCCGCTTCGATTTTTGAACTGTTATAG
- the tnpA gene encoding IS200/IS605 family transposase: MANTYTQIYIQIVFAVKGRQNLISKENREELHKLITGIVSNRNQKLFAVFAMPDHIHILVSMNPTLSVSDLVRDIKAGSSKFINEKGWINGKFNWQEGYGAFSYSKSSVDSVVKYILNQEEHHKKKTFREEYLDFMSKFEIEYDSKYLFEWIED; this comes from the coding sequence ATGGCCAATACCTATACACAGATTTATATTCAAATTGTTTTCGCAGTAAAAGGAAGACAAAATCTGATTTCAAAAGAAAACAGAGAAGAATTACATAAATTGATCACAGGTATAGTCTCTAACAGAAATCAAAAATTATTCGCAGTTTTTGCAATGCCAGACCACATTCATATCCTTGTAAGCATGAATCCGACATTGTCAGTTTCAGATTTAGTAAGAGATATTAAAGCAGGGTCTTCAAAATTCATCAATGAAAAAGGATGGATCAATGGAAAGTTCAATTGGCAGGAAGGATACGGAGCTTTTTCTTATTCTAAAAGTAGTGTTGATTCGGTTGTAAAATATATTTTAAATCAGGAAGAACATCACAAAAAGAAAACTTTTAGAGAAGAATATCTGGATTTTATGTCAAAATTTGAAATTGAATATGATTCAAAATATTTATTTGAATGGATTGAAGACTAA
- a CDS encoding 3-hydroxyacyl-CoA dehydrogenase/enoyl-CoA hydratase family protein yields the protein MKRRIKHVTVLGSGIMGSGIAAHFANIGVEVSLLDIVPFELTEAEQKKGLTKEDKVVRNRIATENFEKLKKASPALLYSPKFADRIKIGNFDDDLPKIKNTDWIIEVVVERLDIKKSVYEKIEQFRKPGTLISSNTSGIPIHFLTEGRSEDFKKYFAGTHFFNPVRYLPLLEIIPTNDTDPEIIDFYMNYGAKFLGKTTVLAKDTPAFIANRIGVFSMMDLLHNVQKLGLTVSDVDKLTGPVIGRPKSATFRTADVVGLDTLVMVANGVRQSGAEANDFNDVFALPAYIQKMMDNKWLGSKTEQGFYKKVKNAEGKSEIHGLNLDTLEYELQGKSSFPTLELTKAIDKPIDRFKVLIGGKDKAGELYRKSLGALFAYVSHKVPEISDEVYKIDDAMRAGFGWENGPFEIWDAVGVQKGIELAKDAGYEVSDWVKNVETFYKVNDEGQSIYVDKNSGEYNKIPGQDAFIILDNIRKNKTLWSNSGSAILDLGDGIINFEIRSKMNSLGGEVLDGLNRAIDLAEKEYDGLVVGNQGANFSVGANLAMILMMAIEQDWDDLNMAIAYFQKSMMRVRYSSIPVVVAPHGMTLGGGCEMTMHADRVVAAAETYIGLVETGVGVIPGGGGTKELALRTSREFHSDDVKNNRLRDAFMNIAMGKVATSAYEAYDMGILEKGKDIVSVSKNRQIAEAKKVAKLMAEQGYTQPIEQKVKVLGKDALGMFYVGTDQMLTGKYISEHDKKIADKLANVMVGGNLSEPTVVTEQYLLNLERETFLQLCGERKTLERIQYMLQNGKPLRN from the coding sequence ATGAAAAGAAGAATCAAACACGTAACGGTTCTTGGTTCAGGAATTATGGGTAGCGGTATTGCAGCTCACTTTGCCAACATTGGTGTGGAAGTGTCACTTTTAGATATTGTACCTTTTGAATTAACTGAAGCTGAACAGAAAAAAGGTTTGACCAAAGAAGACAAGGTAGTAAGAAACAGAATCGCTACCGAAAACTTCGAAAAACTGAAAAAAGCAAGCCCTGCACTTCTTTATTCACCAAAGTTTGCAGACAGAATCAAAATCGGAAACTTCGATGATGATTTACCAAAAATTAAAAATACAGACTGGATTATTGAAGTGGTTGTTGAAAGGCTTGATATCAAAAAGTCTGTATATGAAAAGATTGAACAATTCAGAAAGCCGGGAACATTAATTTCTTCTAATACATCAGGTATTCCTATTCACTTTTTAACAGAAGGAAGAAGCGAGGATTTCAAAAAATACTTTGCAGGAACCCACTTTTTCAACCCGGTAAGATACCTTCCTCTTCTTGAGATTATTCCAACAAACGATACAGATCCTGAAATCATTGATTTCTATATGAATTATGGAGCTAAATTCTTAGGTAAGACAACCGTTTTAGCAAAAGATACTCCTGCGTTCATCGCTAACAGAATTGGTGTATTCTCTATGATGGATCTTCTACACAATGTACAGAAATTAGGACTTACTGTTTCTGATGTTGATAAATTAACAGGACCAGTAATCGGACGTCCAAAATCTGCTACTTTCAGAACGGCTGACGTTGTAGGTCTTGATACCTTAGTAATGGTAGCTAACGGAGTTCGCCAAAGCGGTGCTGAAGCAAATGACTTTAACGACGTATTTGCCCTTCCTGCCTATATCCAGAAAATGATGGATAACAAATGGCTTGGTTCAAAAACTGAGCAGGGATTCTATAAAAAAGTGAAAAATGCAGAAGGTAAATCTGAAATTCACGGATTGAACCTTGACACATTAGAATATGAACTTCAAGGAAAATCATCATTCCCGACTTTAGAATTAACAAAAGCTATTGATAAGCCAATTGACAGATTCAAAGTATTAATTGGTGGTAAAGATAAAGCGGGTGAACTATACAGAAAATCATTAGGGGCGTTATTCGCTTATGTTTCTCATAAAGTTCCTGAAATTTCTGACGAAGTTTACAAAATTGACGACGCTATGAGAGCTGGTTTCGGATGGGAAAATGGTCCATTTGAAATCTGGGACGCTGTAGGTGTTCAAAAAGGTATTGAATTAGCGAAAGATGCCGGATACGAAGTTTCTGACTGGGTTAAAAATGTAGAAACATTCTACAAAGTTAACGATGAAGGACAAAGCATTTATGTTGATAAAAATTCAGGAGAATACAACAAAATTCCTGGGCAAGATGCCTTCATTATCCTTGATAATATCAGAAAAAACAAAACCCTTTGGAGCAATTCAGGTTCAGCTATTCTTGATTTAGGTGATGGTATCATCAACTTCGAGATTCGTTCCAAAATGAACTCTCTTGGAGGCGAAGTTTTAGATGGATTAAACAGAGCTATTGATTTAGCTGAAAAAGAATACGATGGATTAGTTGTAGGAAACCAAGGAGCTAACTTCTCTGTAGGAGCTAACCTTGCTATGATCCTTATGATGGCTATTGAACAGGATTGGGATGACTTGAATATGGCAATTGCTTACTTCCAGAAATCTATGATGAGAGTACGCTACTCCTCTATTCCTGTAGTAGTTGCTCCTCACGGAATGACTTTAGGTGGTGGATGTGAAATGACTATGCATGCGGACAGAGTGGTTGCAGCAGCAGAAACTTACATCGGACTGGTTGAAACCGGAGTGGGTGTAATTCCTGGTGGTGGTGGTACTAAAGAACTTGCTTTAAGAACTTCCAGAGAATTCCACAGCGATGATGTGAAAAACAACAGGCTTCGTGATGCTTTCATGAATATCGCTATGGGTAAAGTAGCAACATCAGCGTATGAAGCGTACGATATGGGAATCCTTGAAAAAGGAAAAGATATTGTATCCGTAAGCAAAAACAGACAGATTGCTGAAGCTAAAAAAGTAGCAAAACTAATGGCAGAACAAGGTTATACTCAGCCAATCGAGCAGAAAGTAAAAGTTCTTGGTAAAGATGCATTAGGAATGTTCTACGTAGGAACAGACCAGATGTTAACAGGAAAATACATCTCCGAACATGATAAGAAAATTGCAGACAAGCTAGCCAACGTAATGGTAGGTGGAAATTTATCTGAGCCTACAGTTGTTACTGAGCAGTATTTATTGAACCTTGAAAGAGAAACATTCCTTCAGCTTTGTGGTGAAAGAAAGACTTTAGAGAGAATTCAGTATATGTTACAAAATGGAAAACCATTAAGAAACTAA
- a CDS encoding MarR family winged helix-turn-helix transcriptional regulator, giving the protein MDNNKEKIENVDLILKQTWLAVSKMYTELAQEHDSTAVQALTLLKIDPKEGTRSTNLGPKMAIEPTSLTRIIKLLEDNGYIYKEKTTTDKREVIIKLTDKGLNSRNMSKEVVVNFNKKVMEKISPEKMDTFKDVMTEIMKIANELLNNRK; this is encoded by the coding sequence ATGGATAATAATAAGGAAAAAATAGAAAACGTAGATTTAATTTTAAAACAGACCTGGTTGGCTGTTTCTAAAATGTACACAGAATTGGCTCAGGAACATGATTCCACAGCAGTGCAGGCCCTCACCCTTCTTAAGATTGATCCCAAAGAAGGTACACGAAGTACGAATCTTGGACCCAAAATGGCCATTGAACCCACTTCCCTAACGAGAATTATTAAACTTCTGGAAGATAACGGATATATCTATAAGGAGAAAACCACCACCGATAAAAGAGAGGTGATCATCAAACTTACAGATAAAGGGTTAAACTCCAGAAATATGTCTAAGGAAGTTGTTGTCAATTTCAACAAAAAGGTAATGGAAAAGATCAGCCCGGAAAAGATGGATACTTTTAAAGATGTGATGACTGAGATTATGAAAATTGCCAATGAACTTCTAAATAATAGAAAATAA
- a CDS encoding ABC transporter ATP-binding protein — translation MHLQIKQANIGYNKTLISNANADLKLGDVCLLIGNNGVGKTTLIKSILHQIPLLNGEILINGKNVKKLSVKEIAENIAIVFSKSVVPQHYTVEDLISLGKYIYYPFYFELKKEDREEVAHIIEELDLGQYKHTLLKNLSDGNLQKAFIGRAITQNSPIIILDEPTTHLDEKNKIIILKTLRRLAKEQNKLILFSSHDWRLAKEFSDKIWYVKDSQLYTGIVEDVLLQHNELTNPSLFQMNESFIPPHISAPQVQKEMLYSLLQKNFSKDLSSLHFEFQNSFWVITNDFQKQQCESFEEIINFIGNI, via the coding sequence ATGCATTTACAGATCAAACAAGCTAATATCGGATACAATAAAACATTAATTTCAAATGCTAATGCAGATTTGAAACTTGGTGATGTATGCTTGTTGATTGGGAATAACGGGGTTGGGAAAACTACTTTAATCAAATCTATTCTTCATCAGATTCCATTACTGAATGGGGAAATATTAATTAATGGTAAGAATGTAAAAAAGCTTTCTGTAAAAGAAATTGCAGAGAATATTGCGATTGTCTTTTCAAAATCTGTTGTTCCGCAGCATTATACAGTAGAAGATCTTATTTCATTGGGAAAATATATCTACTACCCTTTTTATTTTGAATTAAAGAAGGAGGACCGTGAAGAAGTAGCACATATTATTGAAGAATTGGATCTTGGGCAATACAAACACACGCTTCTTAAGAATCTTTCAGATGGAAACCTTCAAAAGGCATTTATTGGACGCGCTATTACCCAGAACTCTCCTATTATCATTCTGGATGAGCCTACTACCCATCTGGATGAAAAAAATAAGATCATTATTTTGAAAACTCTGAGAAGATTGGCTAAAGAACAAAACAAACTCATCCTTTTTTCTTCACACGACTGGCGTTTGGCTAAAGAGTTTTCGGATAAAATTTGGTATGTAAAAGATTCACAGCTTTATACAGGAATTGTGGAAGACGTATTGCTTCAGCATAATGAACTCACCAACCCTTCATTATTTCAAATGAACGAGAGTTTTATTCCACCACACATCTCTGCGCCGCAGGTTCAGAAGGAAATGCTGTATTCTTTGCTTCAAAAAAACTTCTCAAAAGACCTTTCTTCTCTTCATTTTGAATTTCAGAACAGTTTTTGGGTAATTACTAACGATTTCCAGAAACAGCAATGCGAATCCTTCGAAGAAATCATAAATTTCATTGGAAACATTTAA
- a CDS encoding iron ABC transporter permease translates to MSKRFKILCLLLTIAIIGGAIVNLNTGFLSLSLQDFLQDSAQSQIAEIRINRVLVMLLAGISIPTSGFLMQEYFQNPLAGPDILGITSVASLSVAFYIFFSHNILIPEFLQNSFLSLSAIGGSLLLMLILLSMSNKFQDKSYLIIFGFLVSAFAGAIVSLLQFYAENQSLKNYILWSFGANNMVTRNQIYVLSALVLIGLFFCFRSIKPLIGNSLGTSYAQSLGVNLKHLKLLIIVASSLLSASITAFLGPILFIGIIVPHFCRLIYNPSKLWQQWILNMFLGMLMMLFFSVIAEKTQIPLNVISSVFGIPVILLMLLKQNKV, encoded by the coding sequence ATGTCAAAAAGATTTAAAATCCTGTGTTTATTGTTGACTATTGCCATCATTGGAGGCGCAATTGTTAATCTGAACACAGGATTTTTGAGTTTAAGCCTTCAGGATTTCCTCCAGGATTCTGCACAGAGTCAAATTGCCGAAATCCGTATTAACAGAGTTCTGGTAATGCTTTTAGCAGGAATTTCAATTCCAACATCAGGGTTTCTGATGCAGGAATATTTCCAAAATCCATTAGCAGGGCCTGATATTCTGGGAATAACTTCTGTGGCCAGTTTATCAGTAGCATTCTATATTTTCTTCTCTCATAATATTCTGATCCCTGAATTTTTGCAGAACAGTTTTCTCAGCTTATCAGCTATTGGGGGAAGTTTATTGCTGATGTTGATCCTCTTATCCATGTCTAATAAATTTCAGGATAAATCTTATCTGATAATTTTTGGATTCTTGGTGTCTGCTTTTGCAGGAGCCATCGTTTCATTATTACAGTTTTATGCAGAGAATCAAAGTTTGAAAAACTATATTTTGTGGTCTTTCGGAGCCAATAATATGGTTACCCGAAATCAGATTTATGTTTTATCAGCTTTAGTATTGATAGGATTATTTTTCTGTTTCAGATCTATAAAGCCATTAATTGGGAATTCGCTGGGAACTTCATACGCGCAAAGCTTAGGAGTTAATTTAAAGCATTTAAAGCTCTTAATAATAGTAGCTTCCTCCCTACTTTCGGCTTCTATTACTGCTTTTTTAGGACCAATTCTGTTTATTGGAATTATTGTTCCTCATTTTTGCAGATTGATCTACAATCCTTCAAAGCTATGGCAGCAATGGATTTTAAATATGTTTCTGGGAATGCTAATGATGCTGTTCTTTTCTGTAATTGCAGAAAAAACTCAGATTCCTTTGAATGTGATAAGTTCTGTATTTGGGATTCCGGTAATTTTGCTGATGCTTTTGAAACAGAATAAAGTGTAG
- a CDS encoding TlpA family protein disulfide reductase, whose amino-acid sequence MKKIILSTLLLTALYSCKKETSKTEGNTTVTDSAAAKQNTTDQAVTYIPKELSPESVSQHLAKNNDTLYVTNFFATWCGPCIREIPSFKNKMQELKDKPVKFTFINLDDKADWNTVVKDFVIEHNLGNDVILLDGQKLDPSFFSKNFKQWDGGSIPFTFMRKGNQTDEFLGMMTDDALNSKIEAFLK is encoded by the coding sequence ATGAAAAAGATAATTTTATCAACCTTACTCCTGACTGCTCTTTACAGCTGTAAAAAAGAAACTTCAAAAACTGAAGGCAATACTACTGTTACAGATTCAGCTGCTGCAAAACAAAACACGACAGATCAGGCAGTCACCTACATTCCCAAAGAACTTTCTCCAGAAAGTGTAAGTCAGCACCTTGCTAAAAATAATGATACATTGTACGTTACCAATTTTTTTGCAACATGGTGTGGACCTTGTATCAGAGAAATTCCAAGTTTCAAAAATAAAATGCAGGAATTAAAAGATAAACCTGTAAAATTCACCTTCATAAACCTTGATGACAAGGCAGATTGGAATACTGTAGTGAAAGACTTTGTAATAGAGCACAATCTTGGGAACGATGTTATTTTATTGGATGGACAAAAGCTGGATCCAAGTTTCTTTTCCAAAAACTTTAAGCAATGGGATGGCGGCTCCATTCCTTTTACCTTCATGAGAAAAGGAAATCAAACAGATGAATTTTTAGGAATGATGACAGATGATGCATTAAACTCTAAAATTGAGGCCTTTCTAAAATAA
- a CDS encoding ferredoxin--NADP reductase encodes MEQQIYKGKLTQFHPLKITKKVELTKNTFSLEFFIPENLKENFKFDAGQFVSVKFQSHGKEVINDYSMTSAPYEGKICLGIKVNAPGGATSQLFQNYHEGDEVMVSEPAGRFTIGSKPSEFRTIVAFAAGIGITPILSHFKNILHNEPRTRLYLFFGNKSSEDLIYRDQLDHLARTCGDRLQIFYFFSQEKTADQFFYGRLDEKKLNLIINQILHLDDTDEESTIWDAVDEVLICGKGEMIKTLANACYHHGIPKRNIHFELFEEYNDDIYPVEKEFPLIENIEVEFTMLGKKYTTQLPDNKDRILQQLLLQKFPVPYSCKSGICGSCECSLEEGEVELLENEYLTEKEEMQGHILACMSIVKSKKIKLNFDLS; translated from the coding sequence ATGGAACAACAAATCTATAAAGGGAAACTGACACAGTTTCATCCGCTAAAAATAACGAAAAAGGTAGAGCTGACCAAAAATACTTTTTCTCTGGAGTTCTTTATTCCGGAGAATTTGAAAGAAAATTTTAAGTTTGATGCCGGGCAGTTCGTGAGTGTAAAATTTCAATCACATGGGAAAGAAGTTATTAATGATTATTCAATGACTTCCGCACCTTATGAGGGAAAAATATGCCTTGGAATAAAAGTTAATGCTCCTGGAGGAGCTACCTCTCAGCTTTTTCAAAACTACCACGAAGGTGACGAGGTAATGGTAAGTGAGCCTGCAGGAAGATTTACCATAGGGTCTAAGCCCAGTGAGTTTAGAACAATTGTTGCTTTTGCAGCCGGTATTGGAATTACTCCTATTTTAAGCCATTTTAAAAATATCCTTCATAACGAACCAAGGACAAGATTATATCTATTCTTTGGAAATAAAAGTTCGGAAGATCTTATATACAGAGATCAGCTGGATCATCTTGCAAGAACCTGTGGAGACAGACTTCAGATTTTTTACTTCTTTTCACAGGAAAAAACTGCAGATCAGTTTTTCTATGGTAGACTGGATGAAAAAAAATTAAATTTAATTATCAATCAGATTCTTCATTTGGATGATACTGATGAAGAGTCTACGATTTGGGATGCTGTGGATGAAGTATTGATCTGCGGGAAAGGAGAGATGATTAAAACGTTGGCTAACGCTTGTTATCATCATGGGATTCCAAAACGAAATATTCATTTTGAACTTTTTGAAGAATATAATGATGATATTTATCCTGTAGAAAAAGAATTTCCATTAATTGAGAATATTGAGGTGGAATTTACGATGCTTGGGAAAAAATATACAACACAACTTCCTGATAATAAGGATAGAATTCTGCAACAGCTTTTACTTCAGAAATTCCCGGTTCCTTATTCATGTAAATCCGGAATCTGTGGAAGCTGCGAATGCTCCCTGGAAGAAGGAGAGGTGGAACTGCTGGAAAATGAATATCTTACCGAAAAAGAGGAAATGCAGGGACATATATTAGCTTGCATGTCAATAGTGAAAAGTAAAAAAATAAAGCTTAACTTTGATCTTAGTTGA
- a CDS encoding SanA/YdcF family protein, whose product MICFCNVWVFGLTNGRTYTKISKIPPREVALVLGTSPKMRSGLSNPYFTKRMDAAALLYHHGKIKKIIVSGEKSKGYNEPAAMKNYLVNQEGVPGDIIVEDPKGFNTYKSILRCKDIYKKKNVIIVSQGYHNLRALFFARNNDMNALGFDAQDVTKPESFYRNQAREILARVIAVVYFILGVSPD is encoded by the coding sequence ATGATATGCTTCTGCAATGTATGGGTTTTTGGACTTACTAATGGCCGTACCTATACCAAAATTTCAAAAATTCCGCCGCGGGAAGTTGCTTTGGTGCTTGGAACTTCGCCCAAGATGAGATCGGGCCTTTCCAACCCATATTTTACTAAGAGAATGGATGCCGCAGCTCTTCTTTATCATCACGGGAAAATCAAGAAGATTATTGTCAGTGGCGAGAAAAGTAAAGGGTACAACGAGCCTGCAGCCATGAAAAATTATTTGGTCAATCAGGAAGGAGTTCCCGGAGATATTATTGTGGAAGATCCGAAAGGTTTTAACACTTACAAAAGTATTCTTCGCTGTAAAGATATTTATAAGAAGAAAAATGTCATTATTGTTTCTCAGGGATATCATAACCTTCGTGCTTTATTTTTTGCAAGAAATAATGATATGAATGCGCTGGGTTTTGATGCGCAGGATGTAACAAAACCTGAAAGTTTTTACAGAAATCAGGCGAGGGAAATCCTCGCCCGTGTTATTGCTGTAGTGTATTTTATTTTGGGAGTTTCTCCGGATTAG